The Glycine soja cultivar W05 chromosome 3, ASM419377v2, whole genome shotgun sequence genome window below encodes:
- the LOC114405975 gene encoding MACPF domain-containing protein CAD1-like produces the protein MGEQVAAVHTASNALQALGRGFDVNFDTRLLYCKGVSGSRVVEIDEEHRRELWLYKDVAVPDVSRDIGCSPEAMVRQSSGVRSFPEMVEYFNERANISGNFPIGSFNSAFSFTGSKHVDAAATKTLSSDGFYIPLAKVQLQKSHLTLQGNVKKAVPVNWDPPSLASFIENFGTHVITSITMGGKDVIYVKQHHTSPLSKLEMKNYIQDIGNQRFSDINSQTSSGQTKSKDKGVDAFSFNSQGVYPQPTTATYPIGKEDVTVIFRRRGGDDLEQNHSKWISTIQSSPDIIEMTFCPITDLLDEVPAKEHLTRAISLYLEYKPPIEELRYFLEFQIPCVWAPLQDRIPGQQRKEPVCPSLQFSIMGQKLYISQEQITVGRRPVTGLCLCLEGSKQNRLSVHVQHLVSLPKILHPYWDSHVAIGAPKWQGPEEQDSRWFEPVKWKNFSHVSTAPIENPETFIGDFSGVYIVTGAQLGVWDFGSRNVLYMKLLYSRLPGCTIRRSLWDHVPNKPPKTVNAENTSNPDNSTLRENATANKLVKYVDLSKMTKGPQDPPGHWLVTGGKLGVEKGKVVLRVKYSLLNY, from the exons ATGGGGGAGCAAGTAGCAGCGGTGCACACTGCTTCTAACGCTTTGCAAGCATTAGGGAGGGGTTTTGATGTGAACTTTGATACGAGGTTGCTTTATTGTAAAGGAGTTTCAGGGTCTAGGGTAGTTGAGATTGATGAAGAACACCGTAGGGAGCTGTGGTTGTACAAGGATGTGGCCGTTCCCGATGTTTCCAGGGACATTGGATGCTCCCCGGAGGCCATGGTGCGTCAGAGTTCTGGGGTCCGCAGTTTTCCAGAG ATGGTGGAATACTTTAATGAAAGGGCAAATATATCAGGGAACTTCCCTATTGGGAGTTTTAATTCTGCATTTAGCTTCACTGGTTCAAAACATGTTGATGCTGCAGCTACGAAAACCTTGTCCTCAGATGGGTTTTACATTCCTCTTGCAAAGGTTCAGCTTCAAAAATCCCACCTAACGTTGCAAGGAAATGTCAAAAAGGCTGTCCCAGTCAATTGGGACCCACCGTCCTTGGCAAG ttttattgaaaattttgggACTCATGTCATTACATCAATAACTATGGGTGGTAAAGATGTTATTTATGTTAAACAACATCATACTTCTCCTTTGTCAAAGTTGGAGATGAAAAACTATATTCAGGATATTGGAAATCAGAGGTTCTCTGACATCAATAGCCAAACAAGTTCAGGgcaaacaaaatccaaggataag GGTGTTGATGCATTTTCATTCAATAGTCAAGGGGTTTACCCCCAACCCACGACTGCAACATATCCTATTGGGAAAGAA GATGTCACAGTCATTTttagaagaagaggaggagatGATTTGGAACAAAACCACAGTAAATGGATATCAACTATCCAGTCCTCCCCAGATATCATTGAGATGACTTTCTGTCCTATAACTGATCTCCTTGATGAAGTACCTGCCAAGGAGCATTTGACTCGTGCCATTAGTCTTTATCTTGAAT ATAAACCTCCAATAGAAGAACTTAGATATTTCCTAGAGTTTCAGATTCCTTGTGTATGGGCTCCTTTACAGGACAGGATTCCTGGTCAACAAAGGAAGGAACCTGTATGCCCATCTTTGCAATTCAGCATAATGGGCCAGAAACTTTACATTAGTCAAGAACAG ATTACAGTCGGACGTAGGCCAGTAACTGGCTTATGTCTTTGTCTAGAAGGAAGCAAGCAGAATCGGCTGAGTGTTCACGTTCAACACTTAGTATCTCTTCCGAAAATCCTTCATCCATATTGGGACAGTCATGTCGCTATAGGCGCTCCCAAGTGGCAGGGCCCTGAGGAGCAAGACAGCCGGTGGTTTGAGCCTGTTAAGTGGAAGAACTTTTCTCACGTGAGCACAGCACCAATTGAGAACCCTGAAACCTTCATAGGAGACTTCTCTGGTGTCTACATAGTTACTGGAGCACAACTTGGAGTGTGGGATTTTGGTTCAAGGAATGTATTGTACATGAAGCTCTTGTATTCAAGGTTACCTGGCTGCACGATCCGAAGATCGCTGTGGGATCACGTCCCAAACAAGCCGCCAAAAACAGTGAATGCTGAAAACACCTCCAACCCGGATAACTCAACCCTTAGAGAAAATGCCACAGCCAACAAGTTGGTGAAGTATGTTGACTTGTCTAAGATGACCAAAGGACCCCAAGACCCTCCTGGCCATTGGTTAGTCACTGGTGGAAAGCTTGGTGTTGAAAAAGGGAAAGTTGTTTTGAGAGTGAAATATTCATTGCTTAATTACTGA